One Pantoea eucalypti genomic region harbors:
- a CDS encoding LysR family transcriptional regulator — MSVAAHLISSHLPTIKQLQCFLAVAHELNFRRAAERLSMTQPPLTRQVQSLEDLLGQPLFSRTTHEVMLTDAGRALVAKAEAILTALNSLKQPAAVRPRIGLTRTLNFELMAPLNRQLASFHASDEMEMPSMTSAQLMQSLAKNSLDLILTGEKGPEAETLVQYTWVYREPLLLAMPSTHPASLAGEKVALEALADLPLFWFARSANPQFYDKCERYFATLSVTLKRIREPDDSLLMLSHIARGKGFALMPQSKCTFNQTGLCYRPLTESAARQLTIDVYAAIRANEKNAAVLNALSVLSQSADHDAHPHSSD, encoded by the coding sequence ATGTCTGTCGCCGCGCACCTTATCAGCAGTCATCTTCCCACCATAAAGCAATTGCAGTGCTTTCTGGCTGTTGCGCACGAGCTTAATTTTCGCCGGGCCGCAGAACGTCTCAGCATGACGCAGCCGCCGCTCACCCGTCAGGTTCAAAGCCTGGAAGATCTGCTCGGTCAGCCGCTGTTCAGCCGTACGACTCATGAGGTGATGCTCACCGATGCTGGCCGTGCGCTGGTTGCAAAAGCAGAAGCGATTCTTACCGCGCTGAATAGCCTAAAGCAGCCTGCTGCCGTGCGACCACGTATCGGACTGACCCGCACGCTCAACTTTGAATTAATGGCACCGCTTAACCGGCAGCTCGCCAGTTTCCATGCCAGCGATGAAATGGAGATGCCCAGCATGACCTCCGCTCAACTGATGCAAAGCCTGGCCAAAAACAGCCTGGATTTAATTCTCACTGGCGAAAAAGGTCCTGAAGCGGAAACCCTGGTTCAGTACACCTGGGTTTACCGTGAACCGTTGCTGCTCGCTATGCCGTCAACGCACCCTGCCAGTCTGGCAGGAGAAAAGGTCGCACTGGAGGCGCTGGCCGACCTGCCGCTGTTCTGGTTTGCGCGCAGTGCCAATCCGCAGTTTTACGATAAATGCGAACGCTACTTTGCGACGCTCAGCGTCACGTTAAAACGAATAAGAGAGCCGGATGATTCTCTGCTGATGCTGTCGCACATTGCCAGAGGCAAAGGATTCGCCCTGATGCCGCAGTCAAAATGTACCTTTAACCAGACAGGACTCTGTTATCGCCCGCTGACTGAAAGCGCGGCGCGGCAATTGACGATTGATGTTTATGCGGCCATTCGCGCCAATGAAAAAAATGCGGCAGTGCTGAATGCGCTGAGCGTGCTTTCACAGTCGGCTGATCACGACGCTCACCCGCATTCATCGGACTGA